The following are encoded in a window of Anoplopoma fimbria isolate UVic2021 breed Golden Eagle Sablefish chromosome 3, Afim_UVic_2022, whole genome shotgun sequence genomic DNA:
- the per2 gene encoding period circadian protein homolog 2 isoform X2, producing MSEDSDSKPYCFAVLEDQDGASCSSMPRGASGCPSMAQLHRMSGYSQGGPDLGLPSEGSDSSGQDPPAPQHKHRKNARSRSLPEEDVEMKSSGSSGSGTESHGNESHGNESHGNESHGHESVGSSNGTSKDSALLESSESNKSSNSHSPSPPSSSNAFSLLSSEQDNPSTSGCSSQESAKAKTQKEMIKTLKELKLHLPSEKRHNSKSSTLNTLKYALRCVKQVEANEEYYQLLMTNDSQPSGLDVSSYTIEEIDSITSEYTLKNNDIFAVAVSLISGRIVYISDQAASILNCKREVFKNSKFVEFLTPQDVSVFYSFTTPYRLPSWSMCTGAESSPPDCMQEKSFFCRISGGKECEGDLQYYPFRMTPYRMKVQDTVHAEDQFCCLLLAERVHSGYDAPRIPTDKRIFTTTHTPSCVFQDVDERAVPLLGYLPQDLIGTPVLLHLHPNDRPIMLAIHRKILQFAGQPFDHSSIRFCARNGEYIILDTSWSSFVNPWSRKVSFVIGRHKVRMAPVNEDVFVGPLSAVREMKTMESDIQEITEQIHRLLLQPVHNSGSSGYSCLNRNDLVGMSSSSESLNNGSGSKIRQEDEEMSGKARPRTFQEICKGIHLQKSQEHQTTKHDNKKSNGKSVQKCSSVVRPKDSSAPLTWKETGNTMEESRSSSQEETAFNDQNAYSYQQISCLDSVVRYLESCNVPITMKRKCHSSSNTTSSDEDKHKGPNSMQVPEEPALLKDQSALSALDDRDKKSSDAATAVVGTSLPLPVPNKPESVVSITSQCSYSSTIVHVGDKKPQPESEIIEDVPGTGETVESSQSPRAPLYVVSPPSQERESYKKLGLTKQVLAAHTQKEEQTFLYRVRELRGLTALKENCSQYLERQREQIASDAAPAAQSSKQGRPTVEPNVRRGTRNKRTKSKRAKQMESSDSTVSHHRQQHVRPPLLNHGLNPTSWSRSDTSQSTFPIAYPSVMPGYPLQVYPRASSIAPCTDATLQGFGDSQGTQAPPCAPPIHPAPYTAPMVAPIVALMLPMPFAPMAPGLPPPQPVYHAAPAGFPTQLQPFGQAAFPGQGPFTSPPPFTVQSQFSPQNQFALQAGYPTTSFYFPPSSETSKAPVVEGQSRSSTPQSGGGGGPASPPLFQSRCSSPLNLLELELSVERHDSTVLSSGGQGNNAAEREKGANGSQAMERELKKPSVSLLGPPGPLYCEGSPCVRERLSWDKVCSRLRACSKEASSRGDGNNSDANSLSSDMLDIILHEDSCSGTGSATSGSIGSGSNGCGTSASGTSNSGTSKSRTSASGTSGSGTGSNNSSKYFGSVDSSQNSKKVNGHLSGGEGRLVEMYQREHLPLQDPLWLLPANTDEKIMMTYELPLRDNQRVLREDQEQLRLLQKNQPCFSEEQKKELMEVYPWFKKGILPKAIDIKACSCCDAASGEAAAAEDRPDLDIGETETGEVGCQRRPREEPSNALSDKTS from the exons ATGTCGGAAGATTCAGACTCCAAGCCCTATTGCTTCGCGGTGCTGGAGGACCAGGATGGAGCCTCATGCAGCTCCATGCCAAGGGGGGCCTCAGGGTGCCCCTCCATGGCACAGCTGCACCGGATGAGTGGCTACAGCCAAGGTGGGCCTGACTTGGGCCTCCCCTCGGAGGGCAGTGACAGCAGCGGTCAGGACCCTCCCGCCCCGCAGCACAAGCATCGCAAGAACGCCCGCTCCAGGTCGCTCCCCGAAGAGGACGTGGAGATGAAGAGCAGTGGGTCCAGCGGGAGCGGAACCGAGTCACACGGCAATGAAAGCCATGGCAACGAGAGTCACGGCAACGAGAGCCACGGCCACGAGTCAGTGGGCAGCTCCAATGGGACCAGTAAAGACTCGGCACTGCTGGAATCTTCTGAAAGCAACAAGAG CTCGAACTCTCACAGTCCGTCTCCTCCCAGCAGCTCAAACGCCTTCAGCCTGCTGAGCTCAGAGCAGGACAACCCTTCAACCAGCGGCTGCAG TAGTCAGGAGTCTGCCAAAGCCAAGACCCAGAAAGAGATGATTAAAACTCTGAAAGAGCTGAAGCTTCACCTGCCCTCTGAGAAGAGACACAATAGCAAGTCCTCCACTTTGAACACCCTGAAGTACGCCCTGCGATGTGTCAAACAAGTGGAAG CCAATGAGGAATATTACCAGCTGCTGATGACCAACGACAGTCAACCTTCAGGCCTGGATGTATCCTCTTATACGATAGAGGAGATCGACAGCATTACTTCTGAATACACCCTCAAAAACAAC GACATTTTTGCAGTGGCAGTTTCTCTCATCTCTGGAAGGATAGTCTACATTTCGGATCAGGCTGCCTCCATCCTCAACTGCAAGAGAGAAGTGTTCAAGAACAGCAAGTTTGTGGAGTTCTTGACGCCGCAGGATGTTAGTGTGTTCTACAGCTTCACAACGCCATACCGCCTGCCCTCCTGGAGCATGTGCACTGGAGCAG AGTCATCACCACCTGACTGCATGCAGGAGAAGTCCTTCTTCTGTCGTATCAG TGGTGGTAAGGAGTGTGAGGGCGATCTGCAGTACTATCCATTCCGCATGACACCCTATCGGATGAAGGTCCAAGACACAGTGCATGCAGAAGACCAGTTCTGCTGCCTCCTGCTGGCAGAGCGGGTTCACTCTGGTTATGATG CGCCCCGAATTCCAACAGACAAACGCATCttcaccaccacacacactccGAGTTGTGTGTTTCAAGATGTAGATGAGAG GGCGGTTCCTCTCCTCGGGTACCTCCCCCAGGACCTGATTGGCACACcggtcctcctccaccttcatccCAATGACCGACCGATTATGTTGGCCATTCACAGAAAGA TTCTTCAATTTGCAGGACAACCCTTTGACCACTCATCCATCCGCTTCTGTGCACGAAATGGAGAATACATCATTCTTGACACCAGCTGGTCCAGTTTCGTCAACCCCTGGAGTCGCAAAGTGTCCTTCGTTATTGGAAGACACAAAGTGCGCAT GGCTCCTGTGaatgaagatgtttttgttGGCCCGCTGTCTGCTGTCCGTGAGATGAAGACCATGGAGTCTGACATCCAGGAGATTACTGAGCAGATCCATCGGCTCCTGCTACAG CCGGTCCATAACAGTGGATCCAGTGGCTACAGTTGTCTGAACAGAAATGATCTTGTTGGCATGAGCTCCTCTAGCGAGAGCCTTAACAACGGCAGCGGGAGCAAGATCCGACAAGAGGACGAGGAAATGAGCGGCAAAGCCAGACCG CGAACTTTTCAAGAAATCTGTAAAGGAATACATCTTCAGAAGAGCCAGGAGCATCAAACAACCAAACACGACAACAAGAAAAGCAATGGCA AGTCTGTACAGAAGTGCTCATCTGTGGTGCGGCCAAAAGACTCCTCAGCTCCCCTCACCTGGAAGGAGACGGGGAACACTATGGAGGAGAGTAGGTCCTCTTCCCAGGAGGAGACGGCCTTCAATGACCAGAACGCCTACTCCTACCAGCAGATCAGCTGTCTGGACAGTGTTGTCAG GTACCTGGAGAGCTGTAATGTTCCCATCACAATGAAGAGGAAGTGCCACTCTTCCTCTAACACCACGTCCTCAGATGAGGACAAACATAAAGGACCCAACAGCATGCAGGTGCCTGAAG AACCAGCCTTGTTGAAGGATCAGTCTGCTCTCTCCGCTTTGGATGATCGAGACAAAAAGTCCAGTGACGCGGCCACTGCAGTTGTGGGCACTTCGCTGCCCCTACCTGTACCTAACAAACCAGAAAGTGTGGTGTCCATAACCAGCCAGTGTAGCTACAGTAGCACCATAGTGCATGTTGGGGACAAGAAACCTCAACCAGAGTCAG AGATCATAGAGGATGTCCCAGGAACAGGAGAGACGGTAGAATCCAGCCAGAGCCCCAGGGCTCCTCTCTATGTTGTTTCACCTCCTAGTCAGGAGAGGGAGTCCTACAAGAAACTGGGCTTGACCAAGCAGGTTTTGGCAGCCCATACGCAGAAGGAGGAGCAGACCTTTCTTTATCGCGTCAGGGAGCTTCGAGGACTCACTGCACTCAAAGAAAACTGCTCTCAGTACCTGGAGCGTCAGAGAGAACAGATCGCCAGCGATG CTGCACCTGCTGCTCAGTCCTCCAAGCAGGGTCGACCGACTGTGGAGCCTAACGTGCGGCGAGGCACACGGAATAAGAGGACCAAGTCGAAGCGAGCGAAGCAGATGGAGTCCTCAGATAGCACGGTGTCCCATCACAGACAGCAACATGTGCGGCCTCCTCTTCTAAACCACGGCCTTAACCCAACCTCCTGGTCTCGCTCTGACACCTCACAGTCAACTTTTCCCATTGCCTACCCCTCCGTGATGCCAGGCTACCCCCTCCAGGTTTACCCCAGAGCCAGTTCCATAGCTCCCTGCACAGACGCCACTCTACAGGGCTTCGGGGACAGTCAGGGCACCCAGGCCCCTCCCTGTGCCCCACCCATTCATCCTGCTCCCTACACCGCCCCCATGGTCGCCCCCATTGTGGCTCTAATGTTGCCCATGCCCTTCGCACCAATGGCCCCCGGACTGCCGCCTCCACAGCCAGTGTACCACGCAGCCCCTGCCGGCTTCCCCACCCAGTTGCAACCTTTTGGGCAGGCTGCCTTTCCAGGACAGGGACCTTTCACGTCTCCGCCTCCCTTCACCGTTCAGAGCCAGTTCAGCCCTCAGAACCAATTTGCTCTTCAAGCAGGCTACCCGACCACATCGTTCTACTTCCCTCCATCCTCGGAAACCTCAAAGGCCCCCGTGGTGGAGGGCCAGTCTCGCTCCTCTACGCCCCAGtctggaggagggggaggcccGGCGTCCCCGCCCCTCTTCCAGTCTCGCTGCAGCTCGCCCCTCAacctgctggagctggagctgtcTGTGGAACGACACGACAGCACGGTGCTCTCTTCTGGAGGACAAGGGAATAATGCTGCTGAAAGGGAGAAAGGCGCAAATGGCAGCCAGGCCATGGAGAGGGAGCTCAAGAAG CCGTCTGTCAGTCTCCTTGGTCCACCTGGACCCTTGTATTGCGAGGGCTCGCCTTGTGTCCGTGAGCGTTTGTCCTGGGATAAAGTGTGCTCTAGACTGAGGGCTTGCAGCAAAGAG GCAAGTTCACGCGGCGACGGGAACAACAGTGACGCCAACTCTTTGTCCAGCGACATGTTGGACATAATTCTTCACGAGGACTCCTGCTCCGGCACTGGCTCAGCCACCTCAGGGTCCATTGGCTCAGGGTCCAACGGCTGTGGAACTTCAGCCAGTGGGACGTCCAACAGTGGGACATCTAAAAGCAGGACGTCAGCCAGTGGGACCTCCGGCAGTGGAACAG GAAGCAACAACAGTAGTAAATACTTTGGCAGCGTGGACTCCTCCCAGAACAGCAAGAAGGTCAATGGTCACTTGAGCGGCGGCGAGGGAAGGCTTGTGGAGATGTACCAGAGAGAACACTTACCACTGCAGGACCCGCTGTGGCTGCTCCCTGCCAACACAGACGAAAAGATCATGATGACCTATGAGCTGCCCTTGCG TGACAACCAAAGAGTGCTCAGAGAGGACCAAGAGCAGCTGAGGCTGCTGCAGAAGAATCAGCCATGCTTttcagaggagcagaagaaggagCTGATGGAGGTTTACCCCTGGTTTAAGAAGGGAATTCTGCCCAAGGCCATAGACATCAAg GCGTGCTCCTGTTGTGATGCCGCCTCAGGGGAAGCAGCAGCGGCGGAGGATCGGCCAGACCTGGACATCGGTGAAACAGAGACGGGGGAGGTCGGCTGCCAGCGGAGGCCAAGAGAGGAACCCTCTAACGCTCTCTCAGACAAAACCAGCTAG
- the per2 gene encoding period circadian protein homolog 2 isoform X3, with the protein MSEDSDSKPYCFAVLEDQDGASCSSMPRGASGCPSMAQLHRMSGYSQGGPDLGLPSEGSDSSGQDPPAPQHKHRKNARSRSLPEEDVEMKSSGSSGSGTESHGNESHGNESHGNESHGHESVGSSNGTSKDSALLESSESNKSSNSHSPSPPSSSNAFSLLSSEQDNPSTSGCSSQESAKAKTQKEMIKTLKELKLHLPSEKRHNSKSSTLNTLKYALRCVKQVEANEEYYQLLMTNDSQPSGLDVSSYTIEEIDSITSEYTLKNNDIFAVAVSLISGRIVYISDQAASILNCKREVFKNSKFVEFLTPQDVSVFYSFTTPYRLPSWSMCTGAESSPPDCMQEKSFFCRISGGKECEGDLQYYPFRMTPYRMKVQDTVHAEDQFCCLLLAERVHSGYDAPRIPTDKRIFTTTHTPSCVFQDVDERAVPLLGYLPQDLIGTPVLLHLHPNDRPIMLAIHRKILQFAGQPFDHSSIRFCARNGEYIILDTSWSSFVNPWSRKVSFVIGRHKVRMAPVNEDVFVGPLSAVREMKTMESDIQEITEQIHRLLLQPVHNSGSSGYSCLNRNDLVGMSSSSESLNNGSGSKIRQEDEEMSGKARPRTFQEICKGIHLQKSQEHQTTKHDNKKSNGIESVQKCSSVVRPKDSSAPLTWKETGNTMEESRSSSQEETAFNDQNAYSYQQISCLDSVVRYLESCNVPITMKRKCHSSSNTTSSDEDKHKGPNSMQVPEEIIEDVPGTGETVESSQSPRAPLYVVSPPSQERESYKKLGLTKQVLAAHTQKEEQTFLYRVRELRGLTALKENCSQYLERQREQIASDAAPAAQSSKQGRPTVEPNVRRGTRNKRTKSKRAKQMESSDSTVSHHRQQHVRPPLLNHGLNPTSWSRSDTSQSTFPIAYPSVMPGYPLQVYPRASSIAPCTDATLQGFGDSQGTQAPPCAPPIHPAPYTAPMVAPIVALMLPMPFAPMAPGLPPPQPVYHAAPAGFPTQLQPFGQAAFPGQGPFTSPPPFTVQSQFSPQNQFALQAGYPTTSFYFPPSSETSKAPVVEGQSRSSTPQSGGGGGPASPPLFQSRCSSPLNLLELELSVERHDSTVLSSGGQGNNAAEREKGANGSQAMERELKKPSVSLLGPPGPLYCEGSPCVRERLSWDKVCSRLRACSKEASSRGDGNNSDANSLSSDMLDIILHEDSCSGTGSATSGSIGSGSNGCGTSASGTSNSGTSKSRTSASGTSGSGTGSNNSSKYFGSVDSSQNSKKVNGHLSGGEGRLVEMYQREHLPLQDPLWLLPANTDEKIMMTYELPLRDNQRVLREDQEQLRLLQKNQPCFSEEQKKELMEVYPWFKKGILPKAIDIKACSCCDAASGEAAAAEDRPDLDIGETETGEVGCQRRPREEPSNALSDKTS; encoded by the exons ATGTCGGAAGATTCAGACTCCAAGCCCTATTGCTTCGCGGTGCTGGAGGACCAGGATGGAGCCTCATGCAGCTCCATGCCAAGGGGGGCCTCAGGGTGCCCCTCCATGGCACAGCTGCACCGGATGAGTGGCTACAGCCAAGGTGGGCCTGACTTGGGCCTCCCCTCGGAGGGCAGTGACAGCAGCGGTCAGGACCCTCCCGCCCCGCAGCACAAGCATCGCAAGAACGCCCGCTCCAGGTCGCTCCCCGAAGAGGACGTGGAGATGAAGAGCAGTGGGTCCAGCGGGAGCGGAACCGAGTCACACGGCAATGAAAGCCATGGCAACGAGAGTCACGGCAACGAGAGCCACGGCCACGAGTCAGTGGGCAGCTCCAATGGGACCAGTAAAGACTCGGCACTGCTGGAATCTTCTGAAAGCAACAAGAG CTCGAACTCTCACAGTCCGTCTCCTCCCAGCAGCTCAAACGCCTTCAGCCTGCTGAGCTCAGAGCAGGACAACCCTTCAACCAGCGGCTGCAG TAGTCAGGAGTCTGCCAAAGCCAAGACCCAGAAAGAGATGATTAAAACTCTGAAAGAGCTGAAGCTTCACCTGCCCTCTGAGAAGAGACACAATAGCAAGTCCTCCACTTTGAACACCCTGAAGTACGCCCTGCGATGTGTCAAACAAGTGGAAG CCAATGAGGAATATTACCAGCTGCTGATGACCAACGACAGTCAACCTTCAGGCCTGGATGTATCCTCTTATACGATAGAGGAGATCGACAGCATTACTTCTGAATACACCCTCAAAAACAAC GACATTTTTGCAGTGGCAGTTTCTCTCATCTCTGGAAGGATAGTCTACATTTCGGATCAGGCTGCCTCCATCCTCAACTGCAAGAGAGAAGTGTTCAAGAACAGCAAGTTTGTGGAGTTCTTGACGCCGCAGGATGTTAGTGTGTTCTACAGCTTCACAACGCCATACCGCCTGCCCTCCTGGAGCATGTGCACTGGAGCAG AGTCATCACCACCTGACTGCATGCAGGAGAAGTCCTTCTTCTGTCGTATCAG TGGTGGTAAGGAGTGTGAGGGCGATCTGCAGTACTATCCATTCCGCATGACACCCTATCGGATGAAGGTCCAAGACACAGTGCATGCAGAAGACCAGTTCTGCTGCCTCCTGCTGGCAGAGCGGGTTCACTCTGGTTATGATG CGCCCCGAATTCCAACAGACAAACGCATCttcaccaccacacacactccGAGTTGTGTGTTTCAAGATGTAGATGAGAG GGCGGTTCCTCTCCTCGGGTACCTCCCCCAGGACCTGATTGGCACACcggtcctcctccaccttcatccCAATGACCGACCGATTATGTTGGCCATTCACAGAAAGA TTCTTCAATTTGCAGGACAACCCTTTGACCACTCATCCATCCGCTTCTGTGCACGAAATGGAGAATACATCATTCTTGACACCAGCTGGTCCAGTTTCGTCAACCCCTGGAGTCGCAAAGTGTCCTTCGTTATTGGAAGACACAAAGTGCGCAT GGCTCCTGTGaatgaagatgtttttgttGGCCCGCTGTCTGCTGTCCGTGAGATGAAGACCATGGAGTCTGACATCCAGGAGATTACTGAGCAGATCCATCGGCTCCTGCTACAG CCGGTCCATAACAGTGGATCCAGTGGCTACAGTTGTCTGAACAGAAATGATCTTGTTGGCATGAGCTCCTCTAGCGAGAGCCTTAACAACGGCAGCGGGAGCAAGATCCGACAAGAGGACGAGGAAATGAGCGGCAAAGCCAGACCG CGAACTTTTCAAGAAATCTGTAAAGGAATACATCTTCAGAAGAGCCAGGAGCATCAAACAACCAAACACGACAACAAGAAAAGCAATGGCA TAGAGTCTGTACAGAAGTGCTCATCTGTGGTGCGGCCAAAAGACTCCTCAGCTCCCCTCACCTGGAAGGAGACGGGGAACACTATGGAGGAGAGTAGGTCCTCTTCCCAGGAGGAGACGGCCTTCAATGACCAGAACGCCTACTCCTACCAGCAGATCAGCTGTCTGGACAGTGTTGTCAG GTACCTGGAGAGCTGTAATGTTCCCATCACAATGAAGAGGAAGTGCCACTCTTCCTCTAACACCACGTCCTCAGATGAGGACAAACATAAAGGACCCAACAGCATGCAGGTGCCTGAAG AGATCATAGAGGATGTCCCAGGAACAGGAGAGACGGTAGAATCCAGCCAGAGCCCCAGGGCTCCTCTCTATGTTGTTTCACCTCCTAGTCAGGAGAGGGAGTCCTACAAGAAACTGGGCTTGACCAAGCAGGTTTTGGCAGCCCATACGCAGAAGGAGGAGCAGACCTTTCTTTATCGCGTCAGGGAGCTTCGAGGACTCACTGCACTCAAAGAAAACTGCTCTCAGTACCTGGAGCGTCAGAGAGAACAGATCGCCAGCGATG CTGCACCTGCTGCTCAGTCCTCCAAGCAGGGTCGACCGACTGTGGAGCCTAACGTGCGGCGAGGCACACGGAATAAGAGGACCAAGTCGAAGCGAGCGAAGCAGATGGAGTCCTCAGATAGCACGGTGTCCCATCACAGACAGCAACATGTGCGGCCTCCTCTTCTAAACCACGGCCTTAACCCAACCTCCTGGTCTCGCTCTGACACCTCACAGTCAACTTTTCCCATTGCCTACCCCTCCGTGATGCCAGGCTACCCCCTCCAGGTTTACCCCAGAGCCAGTTCCATAGCTCCCTGCACAGACGCCACTCTACAGGGCTTCGGGGACAGTCAGGGCACCCAGGCCCCTCCCTGTGCCCCACCCATTCATCCTGCTCCCTACACCGCCCCCATGGTCGCCCCCATTGTGGCTCTAATGTTGCCCATGCCCTTCGCACCAATGGCCCCCGGACTGCCGCCTCCACAGCCAGTGTACCACGCAGCCCCTGCCGGCTTCCCCACCCAGTTGCAACCTTTTGGGCAGGCTGCCTTTCCAGGACAGGGACCTTTCACGTCTCCGCCTCCCTTCACCGTTCAGAGCCAGTTCAGCCCTCAGAACCAATTTGCTCTTCAAGCAGGCTACCCGACCACATCGTTCTACTTCCCTCCATCCTCGGAAACCTCAAAGGCCCCCGTGGTGGAGGGCCAGTCTCGCTCCTCTACGCCCCAGtctggaggagggggaggcccGGCGTCCCCGCCCCTCTTCCAGTCTCGCTGCAGCTCGCCCCTCAacctgctggagctggagctgtcTGTGGAACGACACGACAGCACGGTGCTCTCTTCTGGAGGACAAGGGAATAATGCTGCTGAAAGGGAGAAAGGCGCAAATGGCAGCCAGGCCATGGAGAGGGAGCTCAAGAAG CCGTCTGTCAGTCTCCTTGGTCCACCTGGACCCTTGTATTGCGAGGGCTCGCCTTGTGTCCGTGAGCGTTTGTCCTGGGATAAAGTGTGCTCTAGACTGAGGGCTTGCAGCAAAGAG GCAAGTTCACGCGGCGACGGGAACAACAGTGACGCCAACTCTTTGTCCAGCGACATGTTGGACATAATTCTTCACGAGGACTCCTGCTCCGGCACTGGCTCAGCCACCTCAGGGTCCATTGGCTCAGGGTCCAACGGCTGTGGAACTTCAGCCAGTGGGACGTCCAACAGTGGGACATCTAAAAGCAGGACGTCAGCCAGTGGGACCTCCGGCAGTGGAACAG GAAGCAACAACAGTAGTAAATACTTTGGCAGCGTGGACTCCTCCCAGAACAGCAAGAAGGTCAATGGTCACTTGAGCGGCGGCGAGGGAAGGCTTGTGGAGATGTACCAGAGAGAACACTTACCACTGCAGGACCCGCTGTGGCTGCTCCCTGCCAACACAGACGAAAAGATCATGATGACCTATGAGCTGCCCTTGCG TGACAACCAAAGAGTGCTCAGAGAGGACCAAGAGCAGCTGAGGCTGCTGCAGAAGAATCAGCCATGCTTttcagaggagcagaagaaggagCTGATGGAGGTTTACCCCTGGTTTAAGAAGGGAATTCTGCCCAAGGCCATAGACATCAAg GCGTGCTCCTGTTGTGATGCCGCCTCAGGGGAAGCAGCAGCGGCGGAGGATCGGCCAGACCTGGACATCGGTGAAACAGAGACGGGGGAGGTCGGCTGCCAGCGGAGGCCAAGAGAGGAACCCTCTAACGCTCTCTCAGACAAAACCAGCTAG